From the Candidatus Peregrinibacteria bacterium genome, one window contains:
- a CDS encoding S41 family peptidase produces the protein MKSFTIAFLSFFLLNPIAIGFSDTEQPSVIRLLEANIFPDEEYFHPNESCKRSDFVVWALKNIGEDVSGGHFLEPFADVAPSQNFSPFVGKAWQMGIVETKKLFWPSRGIQKIDALSMALQLEGINIPRGGFSLEYKDLPKESFQQGVIAKALEMGITRDETKTTFGTKKQLSRLECAQILDAVRLSRSSEHPLHIQIKTKKSESDIPHGDVLSEVLQALTTQYLRAETLNEDGLMESAIREMVNTVGDPYTVYYNEEEVRQFLTSVGESNEFGIGAQVDLNKENQLEIIKPLRNSPAEKAGLQPGDIVLRVNDVDVTGMLLEESVKLIKGEDGTDVFLTILRGKREKKITVTRGTITPESIFAKPYGEYLLIEMSFFGKDTVSKFQQVIEQYPKLAEQGILLDLRNNPGGFLDTAINLLALLLPPDSVAVKTKGRDIFHTETVRGPGTYSSFPLIILVNERSASASEIVAGAIQDHKRGSIVGNTTFGKGTAQNLLQFSDGSALKMTIAEWLTPNDRSIQGIGITPDFPFIEKGSDTAILDFASRLIRRNQWKPSEKE, from the coding sequence ATGAAATCATTCACAATTGCCTTTCTCTCCTTCTTTTTGCTGAATCCAATTGCTATTGGATTTTCCGATACCGAGCAACCCTCTGTTATTCGACTATTAGAAGCAAATATTTTTCCAGATGAGGAATATTTTCATCCTAATGAATCTTGTAAAAGATCAGATTTTGTCGTTTGGGCACTCAAAAATATTGGAGAAGATGTTTCGGGGGGACATTTTTTAGAACCTTTTGCTGATGTTGCTCCTTCACAAAACTTTTCTCCTTTTGTAGGAAAAGCTTGGCAAATGGGGATTGTTGAGACGAAGAAACTCTTTTGGCCATCTCGTGGAATTCAAAAAATTGATGCGCTCTCCATGGCACTCCAACTAGAAGGAATAAATATTCCTCGCGGTGGATTTTCGCTCGAATACAAAGACCTTCCCAAAGAGAGTTTTCAACAAGGAGTTATTGCCAAAGCACTTGAAATGGGCATTACACGAGACGAAACAAAAACAACGTTTGGCACAAAAAAACAATTAAGTCGATTGGAATGCGCACAAATTCTTGATGCTGTTCGTCTTTCTCGAAGCTCAGAACACCCTCTTCATATTCAAATCAAAACGAAAAAAAGTGAATCAGATATTCCTCATGGTGATGTGCTCTCTGAAGTTTTGCAGGCACTCACTACACAATATCTTCGCGCAGAAACCTTGAACGAAGACGGACTCATGGAAAGTGCCATTCGTGAGATGGTGAACACTGTCGGAGATCCCTACACGGTATACTACAATGAAGAAGAGGTGCGACAATTTCTTACGAGTGTTGGAGAAAGTAATGAATTTGGTATTGGTGCACAGGTCGATCTCAATAAAGAAAATCAACTTGAAATCATAAAGCCTCTCCGCAATAGCCCCGCAGAAAAAGCAGGTCTTCAACCAGGAGATATTGTTTTACGAGTAAACGATGTCGATGTTACCGGAATGCTCCTCGAAGAATCTGTAAAGCTCATTAAGGGAGAAGACGGAACGGATGTTTTTCTCACTATTCTTCGAGGAAAGCGAGAAAAAAAAATAACAGTAACTCGTGGAACAATTACACCAGAATCCATTTTTGCCAAACCATATGGAGAATATCTTCTTATAGAAATGAGCTTTTTTGGGAAAGATACTGTTTCCAAATTTCAACAAGTAATAGAACAATATCCAAAACTTGCAGAACAAGGAATTCTTCTCGATTTGCGAAACAACCCTGGTGGCTTTCTCGATACTGCTATTAATCTGTTAGCACTTCTTCTTCCTCCAGATTCTGTGGCCGTTAAAACAAAGGGGCGAGACATTTTTCACACAGAAACCGTCCGAGGACCAGGAACATACTCATCATTCCCTCTCATAATTCTGGTAAACGAAAGGTCGGCATCGGCGAGTGAAATTGTAGCAGGAGCTATTCAAGATCATAAACGAGGATCTATTGTGGGAAACACCACTTTTGGAAAAGGAACCGCACAAAATCTTCTTCAATTTAGTGATGGTTCTGCCCTTAAAATGACGATTGCTGAATGGCTTACCCCAAATGACAGAAGCATTCAGGGAATAGGAATTACCCCCGATTTTCCATTTATCGAAAAAGGAAGTGATACAGCAATTTTGGATTTTGCTTCTCGACTTATTCGACGAAACCAATGGAAACCGAGCGAAAAGGAATAA
- a CDS encoding glycosyltransferase family 2 protein produces the protein MEKQEKLDFSIIIPAYNEAKNLPRLFASISHIDYPKEKLEIVVVDDASQDETLKLKKKYESIHFIQHKENRGRFATRKTGALTAKGKWILFLDARTIPFPDILKNISKLPYDIILGHSLPQEKETIFEILFRAIREKFFSRFYREKEGIILLTTENFDSYPKGTTLLCVRKEVFIKAYTVLDEKDFGKDSSDDTKVLRFLVGLGNMAICPTVRVISYGRNNFFQSALHLFLRGAKFFDYYGTREKKNFWLVLIIPVILGTMLITFLWAFPKIGLLLFGATWILLSFWLSGMQKRFLPIFLMLPIVTTLFYLGIIRGILLKIFATERK, from the coding sequence ATGGAAAAACAGGAGAAACTAGATTTTTCCATTATTATTCCGGCATATAACGAAGCAAAAAACCTACCACGATTATTTGCAAGTATCTCTCACATCGATTATCCGAAGGAAAAATTGGAAATTGTTGTCGTAGATGATGCCTCACAAGATGAAACGCTGAAACTCAAGAAAAAATATGAGTCGATTCATTTTATTCAGCACAAAGAAAATAGAGGGCGGTTTGCCACCAGAAAAACAGGAGCTCTCACAGCAAAAGGAAAGTGGATTCTTTTTCTTGATGCCCGAACCATCCCCTTTCCTGATATTCTAAAAAACATCTCTAAATTGCCGTATGATATTATTTTGGGTCACAGCCTTCCCCAAGAAAAAGAAACAATTTTTGAAATTTTGTTTCGAGCAATTCGAGAAAAATTTTTCTCTCGTTTTTATAGAGAAAAAGAAGGAATAATTCTTTTGACAACAGAAAATTTTGATTCCTATCCCAAAGGAACAACTCTGCTTTGCGTTCGAAAAGAAGTATTCATAAAAGCATATACTGTTCTCGATGAAAAAGATTTTGGAAAAGATTCATCCGATGATACCAAGGTTCTTCGATTCCTAGTGGGACTTGGGAATATGGCAATATGTCCAACTGTTCGTGTGATAAGCTACGGAAGGAATAATTTTTTTCAAAGTGCTCTTCATCTTTTTTTGCGAGGAGCAAAGTTTTTCGACTACTACGGAACGAGAGAGAAAAAGAATTTTTGGCTTGTCCTCATCATTCCAGTTATCTTGGGCACTATGCTTATCACTTTTCTTTGGGCTTTTCCAAAAATCGGACTTCTTCTTTTTGGAGCCACGTGGATTCTTCTCTCCTTCTGGCTTTCGGGAATGCAGAAGAGGTTCCTTCCTATTTTTCTTATGCTCCCTATTGTGACAACGCTCTTTTATCTCGGTATAATACGAGGAATTCTTTTGAAGATATTCGCAACAGAAAGAAAATGA
- a CDS encoding glycosyltransferase: MKNGISAYLVAYHEEKVIERCLKSLVGAVDEIIVIHDGPCRDNTIKIAQKYTKNVYEGERRGMTELHRIDALQKCYFPWVLQMDADEFLSEELRKALSSLTQEDDINAYGFLWKIWNGKEYLTNSFPFKTVLFRKEQMGYIACPHKNPFVRGTTKNIPLPLEHQPSFNNYTLRIFQKKWRPWIKVHATFLTNGDFPAFQTSSKELEVFQKKQWRIRKYAHPILAPVWFCYAFLKSLSAGFYKNPKVWHIPILQGMYGFFLCLEIWKNRRN, translated from the coding sequence ATGAAAAATGGTATCTCCGCATATCTCGTGGCATATCATGAAGAAAAAGTCATAGAGCGATGTCTCAAGAGTCTTGTCGGAGCAGTTGATGAGATTATTGTTATTCACGATGGTCCCTGCCGAGATAACACCATAAAAATTGCCCAAAAATATACGAAAAACGTATACGAAGGAGAGCGACGAGGAATGACCGAACTCCATCGCATTGATGCCCTTCAGAAATGCTATTTTCCTTGGGTGCTTCAAATGGACGCAGATGAATTTCTTTCTGAAGAATTGCGAAAAGCACTCTCTAGTCTCACTCAAGAAGATGATATAAATGCTTATGGATTTCTCTGGAAAATTTGGAATGGAAAAGAATATCTCACGAACTCTTTTCCTTTTAAAACCGTTCTCTTTCGCAAAGAACAGATGGGATACATCGCCTGTCCTCACAAAAACCCATTCGTTCGCGGAACAACAAAAAATATCCCGCTTCCCCTTGAGCATCAGCCAAGTTTCAATAATTATACGCTTCGCATATTCCAAAAAAAATGGCGCCCATGGATAAAAGTGCACGCCACTTTTTTGACGAATGGTGATTTTCCGGCGTTTCAAACCTCCTCGAAAGAGCTTGAAGTATTCCAAAAAAAACAATGGCGAATACGGAAATATGCGCATCCAATCCTCGCACCAGTTTGGTTTTGCTATGCTTTTTTGAAATCACTCTCTGCTGGATTTTATAAAAACCCAAAGGTATGGCACATCCCTATTCTTCAGGGAATGTATGGTTTTTTCCTTTGTCTTGAAATATGGAAAAACAGGAGAAACTAG
- a CDS encoding ATP-dependent Clp protease proteolytic subunit, with amino-acid sequence MYTGLISQYFGQNGKHTQHVSLLVPTVIDKTPTGERVYDIYSRLLEDRIIFLGSAINDAVANTVIAQLLFLEKKDPKKDITLYINSPGGSVSATLAMIDTMDVIKPDVSTVCVGISASGGALTLVCGTKGKRFALPHSEVMIHQPLGGAEGQATDIAIAASHIIKTKDLLNEMIAERTGQKLDKVKNDTERDYFMNAEEAKKYGIVDEVIGK; translated from the coding sequence ATGTATACCGGACTCATTTCTCAGTATTTCGGACAGAATGGAAAACACACACAGCATGTCTCACTTCTTGTTCCAACGGTCATTGACAAAACTCCTACCGGAGAACGAGTTTATGATATTTATTCTCGTCTCCTCGAAGATCGCATTATTTTTCTCGGAAGTGCGATTAATGATGCCGTAGCAAATACGGTTATTGCCCAGCTCCTCTTTCTAGAGAAAAAGGATCCAAAGAAAGATATTACCCTCTACATTAATTCTCCTGGAGGAAGTGTTTCCGCAACACTTGCCATGATCGACACTATGGATGTTATTAAGCCAGATGTTTCCACAGTTTGTGTTGGAATCTCCGCAAGTGGCGGTGCACTCACGCTCGTTTGTGGAACCAAGGGAAAGCGTTTTGCTCTTCCTCATTCGGAAGTTATGATTCATCAACCGCTTGGAGGCGCAGAAGGTCAAGCAACAGATATCGCCATTGCTGCAAGTCACATTATTAAAACAAAGGACCTTCTAAATGAAATGATTGCTGAGCGCACTGGTCAAAAATTAGACAAGGTTAAAAATGATACAGAGCGTGACTATTTTATGAATGCAGAAGAGGCAAAAAAATACGGTATTGTCGATGAAGTTATCGGAAAATAA
- the tmk gene encoding dTMP kinase: MFIVLEGIDGSGTTTQANLLSKALFQKNIITFLTAEPTDRSIGKFIRTALSGERRFSPRALQLLFCADREEHLCKEILPALRKGETVLCDRYTISTIAYSALSGDMNFFSGISAFFPEPDLTIFLTISVENALKRIAQRSDQRDIFEQQEKLEIIAKEYDRQMERISEEKKLILDAMQSPEEIHQKIWNRIFSKKNS, encoded by the coding sequence ATGTTCATTGTTCTCGAGGGCATTGACGGCAGCGGAACAACGACCCAAGCGAATCTACTCAGCAAAGCCCTTTTCCAAAAAAATATTATAACCTTTCTCACAGCAGAACCAACAGATAGAAGCATTGGGAAATTCATTCGCACAGCACTTTCTGGAGAGAGACGGTTTTCTCCGCGCGCACTTCAGCTCCTCTTTTGTGCAGATCGAGAAGAGCATTTATGCAAAGAAATACTTCCGGCGCTCAGAAAAGGAGAAACGGTTTTATGCGATCGCTATACAATAAGCACTATCGCCTATTCTGCTCTTTCGGGAGACATGAATTTTTTTTCAGGAATCAGTGCATTCTTCCCAGAACCAGATCTCACTATTTTTCTTACAATATCAGTAGAAAATGCACTAAAGAGAATTGCACAACGCTCAGATCAGCGAGATATTTTTGAACAACAAGAAAAGCTAGAAATTATCGCCAAAGAATATGACCGACAAATGGAACGGATTTCAGAAGAAAAAAAATTGATTTTGGACGCCATGCAATCTCCAGAAGAAATTCATCAGAAGATTTGGAATCGTATATTTAGCAAGAAAAATTCGTAA
- a CDS encoding sodium-dependent transporter gives MTTSKMLSSWPSWKIFVLAAIGSAAGLGNVWRFPYMAYEYGGAAFFVAYLVCLALIGFPILLMESAVGQETGKAAPEALAKADKRGTFRFLGFWAVLSAAGVMSYYSVIMSWSVNYLISSPTLAWGADTERFFYETVLHRSSGIEEWGDIVLHIAVGLLLVWIFVYFILFLGMKSISRSVLILTPLPLFCLGILAINGVFLENAGEGLLYFFVPKWEQLLHTDIWIASAAQVFFTLTLGFGVMFAYGALFQKKADLVKSAFLVVLGDTFIAFVAGIAIFSTLGYMAGEEGVAVTEVVKGGPELAFIIFPKALTLLPSGAGNILAILFFLTILSLALTSAISLVQAVVSTVVDYFPKRDYSTLVLIVCTLLFFLSLPFAFGNGLYLLGIVDHFIVQYGIFAVGFTEVLVLAWGYGAENIRSFVNAHAKYPLGKWFSFLLLFFIPTILGGLVVQSAFVDFGRNYKGYETDALLEYGVIPTSVILLCAILLGILVRNWNRK, from the coding sequence ATGACGACCTCAAAAATGCTCTCCTCTTGGCCGAGCTGGAAAATATTTGTTTTGGCGGCCATTGGTTCTGCCGCAGGACTTGGGAATGTGTGGCGTTTTCCGTATATGGCATACGAGTACGGAGGAGCCGCATTTTTTGTGGCATACCTCGTTTGTCTTGCACTTATTGGGTTTCCTATTCTTCTTATGGAAAGTGCAGTAGGGCAAGAAACGGGAAAAGCGGCACCAGAGGCACTTGCTAAAGCAGATAAACGCGGAACATTTCGATTTCTCGGTTTTTGGGCGGTGCTTTCTGCAGCAGGAGTAATGAGCTATTACTCGGTTATCATGAGTTGGTCGGTAAACTATCTTATCTCCTCTCCAACGCTCGCATGGGGAGCGGATACAGAGCGATTTTTTTACGAAACCGTTTTACACCGTTCTTCGGGTATTGAAGAGTGGGGGGACATAGTTCTTCATATTGCTGTTGGGCTTCTACTCGTGTGGATTTTTGTCTATTTCATTCTCTTTTTGGGCATGAAATCGATTTCTCGTTCAGTTCTTATTCTTACGCCTCTTCCACTTTTTTGTCTTGGTATTCTCGCAATCAACGGTGTTTTTCTTGAAAATGCCGGAGAAGGACTTTTATACTTTTTTGTTCCAAAATGGGAGCAGCTTTTGCATACTGACATCTGGATTGCCTCTGCTGCACAGGTCTTTTTTACTCTTACGCTTGGGTTTGGAGTAATGTTTGCGTATGGCGCACTTTTCCAGAAAAAAGCAGATCTCGTAAAATCCGCATTTCTTGTGGTTTTGGGAGATACTTTTATCGCCTTTGTTGCGGGTATTGCTATTTTTTCTACTCTTGGATATATGGCGGGAGAAGAGGGGGTTGCGGTGACAGAGGTCGTTAAGGGTGGTCCAGAACTTGCCTTCATTATCTTTCCAAAAGCCCTCACTCTCCTTCCATCTGGTGCGGGGAATATTTTGGCGATTCTCTTCTTCCTCACTATTCTTTCTCTGGCACTTACGTCCGCGATCTCTTTGGTGCAAGCAGTTGTTTCTACCGTGGTGGATTATTTTCCAAAAAGAGATTACTCCACTCTTGTGCTTATTGTTTGTACCCTTCTTTTTTTCCTTTCTCTTCCTTTTGCGTTTGGAAATGGTCTCTACCTTTTGGGAATTGTTGATCATTTTATTGTTCAATATGGAATTTTTGCTGTTGGGTTTACAGAAGTTCTTGTTTTGGCATGGGGATATGGGGCGGAAAATATTCGTTCATTTGTAAATGCACATGCAAAATATCCACTGGGAAAATGGTTTTCTTTTCTCCTTCTCTTCTTTATTCCTACTATTTTAGGGGGGCTTGTGGTGCAGAGTGCTTTTGTTGATTTCGGAAGAAATTACAAAGGGTATGAAACCGATGCTCTTTTGGAGTACGGTGTTATTCCCACCTCTGTTATTCTCCTTTGTGCTATTCTTCTTGGTATTCTTGTCCGGAATTGGAATCGGAAATAG
- a CDS encoding flippase-like domain-containing protein yields MKWNQKNIIIGIFLAFFFLFSGIFLTKSEGTLERLEEIPLSIFGILALIVVIGLFLNGLFLSLVAKPFGIYIPRAFLLSCAASLLNMITPFRGGAVFRAWYLKSTLGMKYKDFVISLFGNYLIVFLTSSGVALCLLFFIQMKKTEFFFPLALFFSILFLGCISILLFPRPTLRKGFFAHKWNNVVQGWNLIRSSRLLVSELIVIALGNLLLEAIGIMVIFHGLRESIDAISALFIAAFLVVGIFINITPGSLGISESLTVFAGILLGISPEIILLGTLLRRGIGIITILFLGIPAKFLLLYSHSPLEKQEI; encoded by the coding sequence ATGAAGTGGAACCAGAAAAATATTATCATCGGGATATTTCTTGCTTTCTTTTTTCTCTTTTCAGGAATATTCCTCACAAAAAGCGAAGGAACACTTGAAAGGCTAGAGGAAATTCCTCTTTCTATTTTTGGGATATTGGCACTCATTGTCGTTATTGGACTTTTTTTGAACGGGCTCTTTCTTTCACTTGTCGCAAAACCATTTGGCATTTATATTCCTCGTGCCTTCCTTCTTTCTTGCGCCGCTTCACTTCTCAATATGATTACTCCATTTCGAGGAGGTGCTGTTTTTCGAGCATGGTATCTCAAAAGCACCCTTGGAATGAAATATAAAGATTTTGTCATCAGCCTTTTTGGAAACTACCTCATTGTCTTTCTCACTTCCTCTGGAGTGGCACTATGTCTGCTCTTTTTTATTCAGATGAAAAAGACTGAGTTCTTTTTTCCTCTTGCTCTATTTTTCAGTATTCTTTTTCTTGGGTGTATCAGTATACTCCTCTTTCCAAGACCAACATTACGAAAAGGATTTTTTGCTCACAAATGGAATAATGTTGTACAAGGCTGGAACCTCATTAGATCATCCCGATTACTTGTATCAGAACTCATTGTTATTGCCCTTGGAAATCTGCTTCTTGAAGCCATTGGAATTATGGTTATTTTTCATGGACTGAGAGAATCGATTGACGCAATCTCTGCTCTTTTTATTGCCGCATTTTTGGTGGTAGGAATTTTTATCAATATCACTCCTGGTTCTCTCGGAATTTCAGAGTCACTCACAGTTTTTGCAGGAATTCTCCTTGGAATTTCACCAGAGATTATACTCCTCGGAACACTATTGCGACGTGGTATTGGAATAATAACCATTCTCTTTTTGGGAATTCCTGCAAAATTCCTTCTTTTGTATTCCCACTCCCCCCTTGAAAAACAAGAAATATAA
- a CDS encoding prepilin-type N-terminal cleavage/methylation domain-containing protein, which translates to MKKFAQKGFTLIELLVVITIIGILATGATAVYSSAQQKARDSIRQNDILALASAIEQSFGDDAYYPATNELYAQLVSNKYMQILPADPKTGQADSATIFGYVYGASKDSNNVAGQLYEVSANFENAGNAASKEVNTFDGGNDAVRWEKGVGQDTVDTATDTSAPTGTNTYGDRDGDGTDEAGDATAIDDVTSAS; encoded by the coding sequence ATGAAAAAATTCGCTCAAAAGGGTTTTACCCTCATCGAGCTTCTCGTGGTGATTACCATTATTGGTATTCTCGCTACTGGAGCAACTGCCGTGTATTCTTCTGCTCAGCAGAAAGCACGTGACTCCATTCGTCAGAATGACATTCTCGCCCTTGCTTCTGCTATTGAGCAGTCGTTTGGTGACGATGCCTACTACCCTGCAACGAACGAGCTCTACGCACAGCTCGTATCCAATAAATACATGCAGATTCTTCCTGCTGATCCAAAAACCGGACAGGCAGACTCTGCCACTATTTTTGGATACGTCTATGGGGCAAGCAAAGATAGTAATAATGTTGCCGGACAGCTCTACGAAGTAAGCGCAAACTTTGAGAATGCTGGTAATGCCGCTTCAAAAGAGGTAAATACCTTTGATGGTGGAAACGATGCCGTTCGTTGGGAAAAAGGAGTTGGTCAGGATACGGTTGATACCGCAACTGACACTTCTGCTCCTACTGGTACCAACACCTACGGAGATCGAGACGGTGATGGAACTGATGAGGCTGGTGATGCCACCGCTATTGATGATGTTACCTCAGCTTCCTAA
- a CDS encoding glycosyltransferase family 2 protein: MISSLAIITVNWNSAKFTKAFCENLDRLSFSPFCIVVNNDPKESVAMQKLSKEKRVILETGENKGYSGGINEGLRYAMKKTDAEFFLIINNDVSFEEDFFDILLHGMQAQEIRSPIIFYMNTNIIQNTGGNISLFLGGTRNCNKNVPLEKIKEGSPDFLSGCCLLLSRKTIEEVGYFDEDYHSYYEDVDFSVRAKRKGYKLNTLTGAKLWHYHSASTENVPEYKIRMIARNSILFARKQLSFPRNGLFIFCSILRGALQHIPKKKRVPFWQGVSEGFSFRFSK; the protein is encoded by the coding sequence ATGATTTCTTCACTCGCCATCATTACCGTCAATTGGAATAGCGCCAAATTTACCAAGGCATTTTGTGAAAATTTAGATCGCCTTTCCTTCTCCCCCTTTTGTATTGTGGTCAATAACGACCCAAAAGAATCTGTAGCAATGCAAAAACTCTCAAAAGAAAAGCGGGTGATTCTTGAGACGGGAGAAAACAAAGGCTATTCCGGAGGAATAAATGAAGGACTTCGATACGCTATGAAAAAAACGGATGCTGAGTTTTTTCTCATCATCAATAACGATGTTTCATTTGAGGAAGATTTTTTTGATATTCTGCTCCATGGAATGCAAGCACAGGAAATTCGAAGTCCCATTATATTTTATATGAATACAAATATTATTCAAAACACAGGCGGGAATATTTCCCTTTTTTTGGGAGGAACACGAAACTGCAATAAAAACGTCCCACTCGAAAAGATAAAGGAGGGATCGCCAGATTTCTTGAGCGGCTGTTGTCTTCTCCTTTCTCGAAAAACGATAGAAGAAGTTGGATATTTCGATGAAGACTATCACTCTTACTACGAAGATGTCGATTTTTCTGTTCGGGCAAAACGAAAAGGATACAAACTCAACACTCTTACAGGAGCAAAACTCTGGCACTACCACTCGGCTTCCACAGAAAATGTTCCCGAATACAAAATTCGCATGATTGCTCGAAACAGCATTCTCTTTGCTCGAAAACAACTTTCTTTTCCAAGGAATGGACTATTTATTTTTTGTTCCATTCTTCGGGGCGCGTTGCAACACATTCCCAAAAAAAAACGAGTTCCGTTTTGGCAAGGAGTCTCCGAAGGATTCTCATTTCGTTTTTCCAAATAG
- a CDS encoding class I SAM-dependent methyltransferase, translating into MFDTFQRYLFPVQYIKTRIMRPPLPVPILEVGPNGPGLFRCFQNSDISLTTLDITDAHAGEKKEYPEINFITYDGEKMPFPSDAFEIVLCIDVLEHIPPEKRNHFLGELFRVSRKTIFLSFPVSTSRAPEKVLQKIFFNRFSFLREHENFGLPELSEIHSLVEKNTDWKRVKTEGTINRWLWIPVKLFSSLLHQILKKKKQGIRRTFSLHQKSLGKLLRFGTCYSYTLLLEKK; encoded by the coding sequence ATGTTTGATACTTTTCAGCGCTACTTATTTCCGGTGCAATATATTAAAACAAGAATCATGCGCCCTCCCCTCCCCGTACCTATTCTTGAGGTGGGACCAAATGGTCCTGGTCTTTTTCGCTGTTTCCAAAATTCTGACATCTCCCTCACAACACTCGATATTACAGATGCTCATGCAGGGGAAAAAAAAGAATATCCTGAAATTAACTTTATCACTTATGATGGAGAAAAAATGCCGTTTCCCAGTGACGCATTTGAAATAGTGCTTTGTATTGATGTTCTTGAACACATTCCACCAGAAAAACGGAATCATTTTTTGGGCGAACTTTTTCGAGTATCTCGTAAAACAATTTTCCTTTCGTTTCCAGTCTCCACCTCACGTGCCCCCGAAAAGGTGCTCCAGAAAATCTTCTTTAATCGCTTTTCCTTTTTACGGGAGCACGAAAATTTTGGACTTCCTGAACTTTCAGAAATACATTCCCTCGTAGAAAAAAATACCGATTGGAAAAGAGTAAAAACTGAAGGAACAATAAACCGATGGCTGTGGATTCCCGTAAAACTCTTTTCTTCTCTTCTTCATCAAATACTCAAAAAGAAGAAACAGGGAATTCGACGAACATTTTCATTGCATCAAAAAAGCCTCGGAAAATTGCTACGATTCGGCACATGCTACTCTTATACTCTTCTTCTCGAAAAAAAATGA
- a CDS encoding UDP-N-acetylglucosamine 2-epimerase — protein MESRNIFILLGTRAQLIKMAPVMVELQQRNAPYQFLFTGQHQETIEDIIQNFGIKMPDKNIGGDEEIIGVFQMLLWLIRVYKNTIRKKEEFFGKTSPKDILVVHGDTISTLLGAYIGKKIGLRVAHVESGLRSFRLFHPFPEEIVRLLTFRLSNIFFCPGQWALQNLKKYRGKRKNTGHNTLLDAVRLVKNPTKSEDIIPNTKFILCSIHRFENIFHRKRFQRILEHIILLAHTFPVLFVLHPTTKNQLHKYPDLLEMLIQEKNISLRPRYDFFTFISLLKKCEFLVTDGGSNQEECFYLGKPCLLMRKKTERQEGLSENAILSEYEQKKIEYFLRNYSSFVRNPIPETISPSQKIVDFLLK, from the coding sequence ATGGAGAGTAGAAATATTTTTATTCTGCTCGGAACACGAGCACAACTCATTAAAATGGCACCAGTCATGGTGGAATTACAACAAAGAAACGCGCCATACCAATTTCTTTTTACCGGTCAACACCAAGAAACTATTGAGGACATCATTCAAAACTTTGGCATAAAAATGCCAGACAAAAATATTGGAGGAGATGAAGAAATCATAGGAGTTTTTCAGATGTTATTGTGGCTTATTCGCGTTTACAAAAATACCATTCGCAAAAAAGAAGAATTTTTTGGAAAGACCTCGCCAAAAGATATTCTTGTTGTGCACGGAGATACTATTTCCACTCTCTTGGGAGCTTATATTGGGAAAAAAATTGGACTTCGAGTGGCACATGTGGAATCTGGACTTCGTTCGTTTCGCCTTTTTCATCCATTTCCCGAAGAAATAGTACGACTTCTCACCTTTCGTCTTTCGAATATTTTCTTTTGCCCAGGACAATGGGCATTGCAGAATCTGAAAAAATACAGAGGAAAGAGAAAAAACACCGGACACAATACCCTACTCGATGCCGTGCGCCTCGTAAAAAATCCTACAAAATCTGAAGACATTATTCCGAACACAAAATTTATTCTTTGCTCTATTCATCGATTTGAAAATATTTTTCATCGAAAACGTTTTCAGAGAATTCTTGAACACATTATTCTTCTTGCCCACACTTTTCCGGTTCTTTTCGTCCTTCATCCCACCACAAAAAATCAACTCCACAAATATCCAGATTTACTTGAAATGCTCATACAAGAAAAGAATATCTCTCTGCGACCTCGATATGATTTCTTCACATTTATCAGCCTTCTCAAAAAATGTGAATTCCTTGTTACTGACGGAGGAAGTAATCAAGAAGAGTGTTTCTATCTCGGAAAACCATGCCTTTTGATGCGAAAAAAAACAGAACGCCAAGAGGGACTCTCGGAAAATGCCATTCTTTCAGAATACGAGCAAAAAAAAATAGAATACTTTCTTAGGAATTATTCTTCTTTTGTACGAAATCCTATTCCCGAAACAATTTCCCCTTCTCAAAAGATTGTTGATTTTCTCTTAAAATAG